A part of Scleropages formosus chromosome 3, fSclFor1.1, whole genome shotgun sequence genomic DNA contains:
- the cryz gene encoding quinone oxidoreductase isoform X1 — protein MKTPHRRVRTHGRTTNPRAVGHQRYAFRHRLKMATLKLMRAIRVSEFGGPSVLKLCTDVPVPKPAQKQVLIQVHACGVNPVETYIRAGAYSRKPRLPYTPGSDVSGVVVEVGEGVDLFKAGDRVFTTGSETGGYAEYSVASEDTVHRLPDSLDFTQGAAIGIPYFTAYRALFQKAHAKAGETVLVHGASGGVGIAACQMARAFGMKVLGTAGTPEGIEQVLKNGAHQAFNHRQKGYIDKIKEATNGQGVNVIVEMLSNVNLSNDLELLTYGGRVTIVGSRGTIEINPRDTMLKELSIIGVALFSSTREEKTECAAALFAGMDAGWLKPVVGPQYTIDKAAEAHENIINSPGATGKMVLIM, from the exons ATGAAAACTCCCCACAGACGAGTTCGAACCCACGGCCGAACCACAAACCCGAGAGCTGTGGGACACCAGCGCTATGCCTTCCGCCACCGCCT GAAAATGGCAACGTTGAAACTGATGAGAGCCATCAGAGTGTCGGAGTTTGGGGGGCCCTCGGTTTTAAAACTTTGCACGGACGTTCCTGTCCCAAAGCCAGCTCAGAAACAG GTATTGATCCAAGTCCACGCTTGCGGAGTGAATCCTGTGGAGACCTACATACGCGCCGGAGCGTACTCGCGGAAACCGAGGCTGCCTTACACCCCAGGATCAGATGTGTCTGGGGTGGTCGTGGAAGTTGGAGAGGGCGTTGACCTTTTCAAG GCAGGCGACAGAGTCTTCACAACTGGCAGTGAGACAGGAGGCTATGCTGAGTACAGTGTAGCTTCCGAAGACACTGTGCACAGACTGCCTGATTCCTTGGATTTCACACAAGGAGCTGCCATTGGAATCCCGTATTTTACTGCATATCGAGCTCTCTTTCAAAA GGCCCATGCCAAAGCAGGGGAAACCGTTCTTGTCCATGGAGCAAGTGGTGGG GTGGGCATTGCAGCATGCCAAATGGCCAGGGCCTTCGGGATGAAAGTGTTAGGAACAGCGGGCACTCCGGAGGGTATTGAGCAGGTCCTGAAGAATGGTGCCCACCAGGCCTTCAACCACAGACAAAAAGGATACATTGACAAAATCAAG GAGGCTACAAATGGACAAGGTGTGAATGTAATTGTTGAAATGCTGTCCAATGTGAATCTCAGCAACGACTTGGAGCTGCTGACATATGGGGGCCGAGTAACT ATTGTGGGCTCCCGGGGAACCATTGAAATCAATCCAAGGGACACCATGCTCAAAGAATTAAGCATCATTGGAGTTGCTTTGTTCTCATCAACCAGG GAGGAAAAGACAGAGTGTGCTGCTGCCCTCTTTGCTGGAATGGATGCTGGATGGCTGAAGCCTGTTGTTGGACCTCAGTATACTATAGACAAGGCTGCGGAAGCCCACGAGAACATCATCAACAGCCCTGGAGCCACTGGAAAGATGGTGTTGATCATGTGA
- the cryz gene encoding quinone oxidoreductase isoform X2 has translation MATLKLMRAIRVSEFGGPSVLKLCTDVPVPKPAQKQVLIQVHACGVNPVETYIRAGAYSRKPRLPYTPGSDVSGVVVEVGEGVDLFKAGDRVFTTGSETGGYAEYSVASEDTVHRLPDSLDFTQGAAIGIPYFTAYRALFQKAHAKAGETVLVHGASGGVGIAACQMARAFGMKVLGTAGTPEGIEQVLKNGAHQAFNHRQKGYIDKIKEATNGQGVNVIVEMLSNVNLSNDLELLTYGGRVTIVGSRGTIEINPRDTMLKELSIIGVALFSSTREEKTECAAALFAGMDAGWLKPVVGPQYTIDKAAEAHENIINSPGATGKMVLIM, from the exons ATGGCAACGTTGAAACTGATGAGAGCCATCAGAGTGTCGGAGTTTGGGGGGCCCTCGGTTTTAAAACTTTGCACGGACGTTCCTGTCCCAAAGCCAGCTCAGAAACAG GTATTGATCCAAGTCCACGCTTGCGGAGTGAATCCTGTGGAGACCTACATACGCGCCGGAGCGTACTCGCGGAAACCGAGGCTGCCTTACACCCCAGGATCAGATGTGTCTGGGGTGGTCGTGGAAGTTGGAGAGGGCGTTGACCTTTTCAAG GCAGGCGACAGAGTCTTCACAACTGGCAGTGAGACAGGAGGCTATGCTGAGTACAGTGTAGCTTCCGAAGACACTGTGCACAGACTGCCTGATTCCTTGGATTTCACACAAGGAGCTGCCATTGGAATCCCGTATTTTACTGCATATCGAGCTCTCTTTCAAAA GGCCCATGCCAAAGCAGGGGAAACCGTTCTTGTCCATGGAGCAAGTGGTGGG GTGGGCATTGCAGCATGCCAAATGGCCAGGGCCTTCGGGATGAAAGTGTTAGGAACAGCGGGCACTCCGGAGGGTATTGAGCAGGTCCTGAAGAATGGTGCCCACCAGGCCTTCAACCACAGACAAAAAGGATACATTGACAAAATCAAG GAGGCTACAAATGGACAAGGTGTGAATGTAATTGTTGAAATGCTGTCCAATGTGAATCTCAGCAACGACTTGGAGCTGCTGACATATGGGGGCCGAGTAACT ATTGTGGGCTCCCGGGGAACCATTGAAATCAATCCAAGGGACACCATGCTCAAAGAATTAAGCATCATTGGAGTTGCTTTGTTCTCATCAACCAGG GAGGAAAAGACAGAGTGTGCTGCTGCCCTCTTTGCTGGAATGGATGCTGGATGGCTGAAGCCTGTTGTTGGACCTCAGTATACTATAGACAAGGCTGCGGAAGCCCACGAGAACATCATCAACAGCCCTGGAGCCACTGGAAAGATGGTGTTGATCATGTGA